Proteins found in one Amycolatopsis umgeniensis genomic segment:
- a CDS encoding protein kinase domain-containing protein has product MKPLNPGEPRQIGPYRIIAELGEGGMGRVVLGLAPDGRLVAVKQLHAQFAHDPRFRERFRREVATSRLVSGAYTAAVMDADAEAETPWLASVFVTGPSLKEAVDAAGPLPAGSVRLLASGLAAALTEIHRAGLIHRDLKPSNIILTSDGPRVIDFGIARVAEEAQELTGTGAIIGSPAFMSPEQAGSGRVTGASDVFSLGAILVMAATGRGPFTGPTAPQTLYNVVHATADFADVPEEIRRLAEPCLAKDPARRPTPGQILDHLGPVPPGVAPWPPAVHARIRQQDAEVRSVLALPLPIWRPPPKKMAPRTKKILFGSLAAVVLLVTAGIVALGLSVAEYAKPESPGTTSLAASEALSPERLRLVDPCKVLAGRFVQEFGTLKAETGPIYPARCKYTGLRDASFEIRIGDGVSNVERTDRTAEGLPLLRSTISGGCDSIVQLPSDRRLGVVVSHPGKDGDLCKAADDMLTAALARLRTHEVDRTGDPASLLPLDPCAVGDPAVLSKNMPNTQPVPRTLRICEWQGGGDMLTVELQRGAYVPEGSPVDLGNGVTGDSREFGGSNCAVTWQHRPLPDREAETVAVRLLAREGSASPCGRATEIAVSIVPKLPKP; this is encoded by the coding sequence GTGAAACCGTTGAATCCCGGCGAACCCCGCCAGATCGGCCCGTACCGGATCATCGCCGAGCTCGGTGAAGGTGGCATGGGCCGGGTCGTGCTCGGCCTGGCCCCGGACGGCAGGCTCGTCGCGGTCAAGCAGCTGCACGCCCAGTTCGCGCACGATCCCCGCTTCCGCGAACGGTTCCGGCGCGAGGTCGCCACCTCGCGTCTGGTCTCCGGTGCTTACACCGCCGCCGTGATGGACGCCGACGCGGAGGCGGAAACGCCATGGCTCGCCTCGGTCTTCGTCACCGGGCCGTCCTTGAAAGAGGCGGTGGACGCCGCCGGACCGCTGCCCGCCGGATCGGTACGGCTGCTCGCGTCCGGGCTCGCCGCCGCGCTGACCGAGATCCACCGTGCCGGGCTGATCCACCGGGACCTCAAGCCCAGCAACATCATCCTGACGAGTGACGGGCCCAGGGTGATCGACTTCGGCATCGCCCGGGTGGCGGAGGAGGCGCAGGAACTCACCGGAACGGGCGCGATCATCGGGTCGCCCGCGTTCATGTCGCCGGAACAGGCGGGCAGCGGGCGGGTGACCGGGGCGAGCGACGTGTTCTCCCTCGGCGCGATCCTGGTCATGGCGGCGACCGGCCGCGGCCCCTTCACCGGACCGACCGCACCGCAAACGCTGTATAACGTCGTGCACGCCACCGCGGACTTCGCCGATGTCCCGGAGGAGATCCGGCGGCTCGCCGAACCGTGCCTGGCCAAGGATCCGGCACGCCGGCCGACCCCCGGCCAGATCCTGGACCATCTCGGCCCGGTCCCGCCGGGTGTGGCTCCGTGGCCGCCCGCCGTGCACGCCCGGATCCGGCAGCAGGACGCCGAGGTGCGCTCGGTGCTGGCCCTGCCGCTCCCGATCTGGCGGCCGCCGCCGAAGAAGATGGCGCCGCGGACGAAGAAGATCCTGTTCGGCTCGCTCGCCGCGGTCGTTCTGCTCGTGACGGCCGGAATCGTCGCGCTCGGCCTGTCCGTCGCCGAGTACGCCAAACCCGAGTCTCCCGGCACGACTTCGCTGGCGGCGAGCGAGGCGCTCAGCCCGGAACGTCTGCGCCTGGTGGATCCGTGCAAGGTGCTCGCCGGCAGGTTCGTGCAGGAGTTCGGGACCCTGAAGGCGGAAACGGGTCCGATCTACCCCGCCCGCTGCAAGTACACCGGGCTCCGCGACGCCTCCTTCGAGATCCGGATCGGTGACGGTGTGAGCAACGTCGAGAGGACGGACCGGACCGCCGAAGGGCTTCCGTTGCTGCGCAGCACGATCAGCGGCGGATGCGATTCGATCGTCCAGCTCCCGTCGGACCGGCGGCTCGGCGTCGTCGTGTCGCATCCGGGCAAGGACGGCGACCTCTGCAAGGCCGCCGACGACATGCTGACGGCCGCCCTCGCCCGGTTGCGCACGCACGAGGTCGATCGCACCGGTGACCCGGCGAGCCTGCTCCCGCTCGACCCGTGCGCCGTCGGCGATCCGGCCGTGCTCTCCAAGAACATGCCCAACACGCAGCCCGTTCCGCGGACGCTGCGGATCTGCGAATGGCAGGGCGGCGGGGACATGCTGACCGTCGAGCTGCAGCGGGGCGCGTACGTGCCCGAGGGTTCGCCTGTCGACCTCGGCAACGGCGTCACCGGCGACAGCCGGGAGTTCGGCGGCTCGAACTGCGCTGTCACCTGGCAGCACCGGCCGCTGCCGGACCGCGAGGCCGAAACCGTCGCCGTCCGCCTGCTCGCCCGGGAGGGGAGCGCGAGCCCCTGCGGCCGGGCGACGGAGATCGCCGTCTCGATCGTGCCGAAGCTCCCGAAGCCCTGA